The Diospyros lotus cultivar Yz01 chromosome 15, ASM1463336v1, whole genome shotgun sequence genome has a window encoding:
- the LOC127791340 gene encoding probable terpene synthase 9: protein MMNSTVHSNRYFKPKNEFQMNERRRSANYHPSIWDPKFVESLNTSYTYEIHGCKLEALKQQIRSLLKPTKEFEAPAQLKLVDSMQRLGMAYHFEEEIEETIGLVRGGGSSNLSIASLQFRLLREHGYPVSSAVFNKFKGSDGRFMESLSKEAEGLLSLYEASHYGVDGEHDLEEAKNFSLIHLKAFAKKDQGSKLGKQIQKSLEIPLRWRMTRLEARSFIDLYRVNSTENSLLLQFAKLDYNLVQSVHQKEVKDLIKWWLGTGLNAKLSFTRDRLMENYLWAMGIIFEPKFSKCRIGLTKFICILTAIDDMYDIYGSLDELQLFTDAVNRWDGKATDHLPDYMKICYLAMFNFGNEIARDALTEHGLNVIPFIKEEWANLCRSYLVEAQWFYNGYTPTLKEYLESGWNSVGGKAAIAHAYLLLGSAITRPSVDSFKACSDVVYWSSLIARLSNDLGTSKAEIMRGDAAKSIQCYMIEEGVSEEEAREHIKGLMGFSWRKLNEASARNNHAKSLVKMCLNMARTAQLIYLRGDGIGTSVGAIKDHLISLIVKPILIK, encoded by the exons ATGATGAACTCAACTGTTCATTCCAATCGTTACTTTAAGCCCAAGAATGAGTTTCAAATGAATGAACGTCGACGATCCGCAAACTACCATCCAAGCATTTGGGATCCCAAATTCGTGGAGTCATTAAACACATCCTATACA TATGAGATCCATGGCTGTAAATTAGAGGCGTTGAAGCAACAAATCAGAAGCTTGCTTAAACCCACGAAAGAATTTGAAGCTCCAGCTCAGTTAAAGCTTGTGGATTCAATGCAACGTCTAGGCATGGCATACCATTTTGAGGAAGAGATTGAGGAGACTATTGGCCTTGTTCGAGGTGGTGGCAGTAGCAATCTTTCCATAGCTTCGCTGCAATTTCGGCTTCTAAGAGAACATGGATACCCCGTCAGCTCAG CTGTGTTCAACAAATTCAAAGGCAGTGATGGGAGATTCATGGAGAGCTTAAGCAAAGAGGCAGAAGGTCTTCTGAGTCTGTACGAAGCTTCACACTATGGAGTTGATGGGGAACATGATTTGGAAGAAGCCAAGAATTTTAGTCTCATACATCTGAAAGCATTTGCAAAGAAGGATCAAGGCAGTAAGCTGGGGAAACAAATTCAAAAGTCCCTGGAAATCCCCCTCCGGTGGAGGATGACAAGATTGGAAGCGCGAAGCTTCATCGATCTCTATCGAGTGAACAGCACAGAAAACTCATTGTTGCTGCAATTTGCTAAGTTGGATTACAATCTGGTGCAATCAGTGCATCAGAAAGAAGTGAAGGACTTAATAAA GTGGTGGTTGGGCACAGGCTTGAATGCAAAGCTTAGCTTCACGAGGGATCGACTAATGGAGAACTATTTGTGGGCGATGGGGATAATCTTTGAGCCGAAGTTCTCCAAATGCAGGATAGGCCTCACCAAGTTTATCTGTATACTAACAGCAATAGATGACATGTATGACATCTATGGATCACTCGATGAGCTTCAACTTTTCACCGATGCAGTGAACCG ATGGGACGGGAAGGCCACAGATCACCTTCCCGATTACATGAAGATATGCTACTTGGCCATGTTCAACTTTGGAAATGAAATTGCTCGGGATGCTCTGACAGAACATGGCTTGAATGTGATCCCCTTCATCAAGGAAGAG TGGGCAAATCTTTGCAGATCATATCTGGTTGAAGCGCAATGGTTTTACAATGGGTACACTCCAACCCTGAAGGAATACTTAGAAAGTGGATGGAATTCAGTGGGTGGTAAAGCAGCCATAGCCCATGCTTATCTACTGCTAGGATCCGCCATAACCAGACCTTCTGTTGACAGCTTCAAAGCTTGCTCTGATGTAGTTTACTGGTCATCCCTCATAGCTCGACTAAGCAATGATTTGGGTACTtcaaag GCTGAGATCATGAGAGGGGATGCAGCAAAGTCCATTCAGTGTTACATGATCGAGGAGGGAGTGTctgaagaagaagcaagagagCATATAAAAGGGCTCATGGGATTTTCATGGAGGAAACTTAACGAGGCAAGTGCGAGAAATAATCATGCTAAATCCCTAGTAAAGATGTGTTTGAACATGGCTAGGACTGCTCAACTTATCTACCTGCGGGGAGATGGGATTGGCACATCAGTTGGAGCCATCAAAGATCATTTGATCTCGTTAATTGTGAAACCAATTCtgattaaataa